TTCAATAAAAAATAAAAGTAGAAAAGCGGGGAGATGGTACTCTTATCCCGCAATAAAAAATGCGGCAAGGAGAATGGTCCCCTTACCGCATTTTTTATTTTCCATTTGCTACACTTAACCTGTTCAATGCTCTCTTTAAAGCAATTTCTGCCCTTAATCTATCGATTTCCCCTTGGCTGGCAGAAAGTCGTTTTTCTGCTCTTTCCTTGGCTTCCTCTGCCCTTTGTACATCGATTTCTTCCGGCCATTCTGCAGTGTCTGTTATAATCCTAGTATATTCAGATTCAACCTGCACAAATCCTTCCGAAATTGCTGCTTCTCTAAACTGACCATCTTTTTTGATTCTTACCTTTCCAATCTTCAAGGGTGCTACCATGAGCATATGATTACTCATAATACCCAGATCCCCTTCTGTAGATCGAACGATGGCCATTTCTACTTCATCGTCATAAAAGGTACGACTTGGAGTCACTATTTGTAGACGAAATGTAGATGCCATATGATCACCTACTTCCCTTTAGCTTTTTCTACGGCTTCATCAATACTTCCTACAAACAAGAATGCAGACTCTGGAATATCGTCGTGCTTTCCTTCTAATATTTCCTTAAAGCCTCTGATGGTTTCCTTCAATGGTACGTATTTACCAGCCATACCAGTGAACTGCTCTGCAACGCTAAATGGTTGAGAAAGGAAACGCTGAATTTTTCTTGCCCTAGAAACAGTTAATTTATCTTCATCGGATAATTCATCCATACCTAGAATCGCAATAATATCCTGTAATTCTTTATAACGTTGCAATACTTCCTGTACACCCCTTGCAACACTGTAGTGCTCATCCCCTACAATGGCTGGATCCAGTACCCTAGAGTTGGAGTCCAGTGGATCTACCGCTGGGTAGATTCCAAGCTCAACGATTTGACGTGAAAGTACGGTTGTCGCATCTAAGTGGGCAAATGTAGTCGCTGGTGCTGGGTCTGTTAAGTCGTCTGCTGGTACGTAAACTGCTTGTACCGACGTAATGGAACCCTTTCTAGTGGATGTGATACGCTCTTGAAGGGCACCCATCTCTGTCGCCAGTGTCGGTTGGTATCCAACGGCGCTCGGCATACGGCCAAGTAAAGCGGAAACCTCACTACCAGCTTGTGTAAATCTAAAGATATTATCAATAAATAAAAGCACGTCCTGACCTTCTTCATCCCTAAAATGCTCTGCCATTGTAAGTCCAGTTAAGCCGACACGCATTCTAGCTCCTGGCGGCTCGTTCATCTGTCCATATACCAGAGCAGTTTTATCGATAACGCCAGATTCGATCATCTCATTGTAAAGGTCATTTCCTTCTCTTGTTCGCTCCCCTACACCAGAAAATACGGAAAGTCCACCGTGTTCCTTGGCAATGTTGTTGATCAGTTCCATGATTAATACAGTTTTACCAACACCAGCACCGCCGAACAATCCTATTTTTCCACCCTTTAGGTACGGTGCAATCAGGTCAACGACCTTAATTCCTGTCTCTAAAATTTCTGTAGAAGTTGCTTGATCCTCAAAGCTTGGTGCCGGTCTATGAATCGGAGCCTTCGCTTCCGCTGCAACTGCACCCTTCTCATCAACTGGTTCTCCTATTACATTGAAAATTCTACCTAATGTCGCTCTACCTACAGGAACGGTAATTGGGCCACCTGTATCCTTTGCTTCCATTCCACGAACGAGTCCATCTGTAGACTTCATCGCAACGCAACGAACGGTATCATCCCCAATATGCTGGGATACCTCTACTACGATTTTGCCATCTGGACCTTCGATTTCAATAGCGTTTAGTAGATTTGGTAGATTTTCT
Above is a genomic segment from Alkaliphilus oremlandii OhILAs containing:
- a CDS encoding F0F1 ATP synthase subunit epsilon, which codes for MASTFRLQIVTPSRTFYDDEVEMAIVRSTEGDLGIMSNHMLMVAPLKIGKVRIKKDGQFREAAISEGFVQVESEYTRIITDTAEWPEEIDVQRAEEAKERAEKRLSASQGEIDRLRAEIALKRALNRLSVANGK
- the atpD gene encoding F0F1 ATP synthase subunit beta, which codes for MAEGNVGKLVQIIGPVIDIRFSRENLPNLLNAIEIEGPDGKIVVEVSQHIGDDTVRCVAMKSTDGLVRGMEAKDTGGPITVPVGRATLGRIFNVIGEPVDEKGAVAAEAKAPIHRPAPSFEDQATSTEILETGIKVVDLIAPYLKGGKIGLFGGAGVGKTVLIMELINNIAKEHGGLSVFSGVGERTREGNDLYNEMIESGVIDKTALVYGQMNEPPGARMRVGLTGLTMAEHFRDEEGQDVLLFIDNIFRFTQAGSEVSALLGRMPSAVGYQPTLATEMGALQERITSTRKGSITSVQAVYVPADDLTDPAPATTFAHLDATTVLSRQIVELGIYPAVDPLDSNSRVLDPAIVGDEHYSVARGVQEVLQRYKELQDIIAILGMDELSDEDKLTVSRARKIQRFLSQPFSVAEQFTGMAGKYVPLKETIRGFKEILEGKHDDIPESAFLFVGSIDEAVEKAKGK